TTCGGGACGGCGTTCTTGATGCCGAGGTGCGTGACGACGTCAACGAACCGCTTGTGGAGCTGCGGCGTCCACACCAACCGTGGCCTCTTCTGGCTCCTCGCCGACTGCTCGTCGTTCGAGTTCTCTGCCCGCAGGGCCGACAACTCGGCCTCCTCGGAGACCTCGACTCGTCGACTCTTGCGCTGGGGATTTTCCACGCCATCGCCCTCGAAAGGCATCGTAGCCTCGCTTCCTTCTTCctcgtcgtcttcttcttcttctatttgttctacttcttcttcttcttcttcttcttcttcttcttcttctgcctCGCCGTAGTCATCGTTTTGAACAGGGGACTGGAAGGGGAGGAAGGATCGGAGTGTAGAGGCGGACACAGGGGAGGTTAAGGTGCTTCGGAGGTCAGTTAGAGTTTTATGTACGGCTCGGTCGACGTCGATTGCGGTGCGGCGGGGTTCGGGGCTGATACGGAAAGCGGTAGCCAGCGCCGGCGAGACTAGGAGCTTATTGAGGGGAAAGAGCTCCTCATCAGTCGGGAGCCCGATCTCCCACTCTCTGACGCGGCTCCCATCATATCCTCCAGGTCCTTCCGCGGCGATCCGGTTGCGGGGGACATCGGGGGCCTCTTCATCCATGGGAGCGGCCAAAACCCTAGAATTAAAGCAGAGGGGGGGAGGGCGGTGGATGTGATCGAGAAATGGAACCAGTAGATCTCGAAGCGGGAGGAGTATTGACTCGGCCGGGAGGCGGCAGCGGAGGCGGCGGTGGGTGGAAGAGAAGAACTAGCTATGGGCGTGGGAGATATTTTTTCGGGTGGGGAAGGGAAAAGCGCAGATCCGATGCCAGATCGCTACTCATCGGAGGTACACGTGGACCGCTATGCTTGATATTTTTGATTCCTTCTCTCTTTTTCCCCCATTCTTTCTCCTCCTAGAGAGAGAAAAGGCGAAGGATTCCCAAGCTGCTGCTTTTTTTCATGTTCTCCCTCTCTTTCAATTTccacatcataaatacatattCTCCTTGATCCCAATGGACGACGATAACTACCCTTCCATTTTCAGACTCGCACGGATCTTAACGCCGATCAAACTGCCACGACATCCTCGATCTTTCCCCCAATCGGAATGGCAATCGGCAACGGGGAATGGTCATGCTGGCCCATGGGCCACACCTGTGTCGATGGTTAAGTAACCAGGGTTGAGTGAAGGGCCAGTTGGGCAGTGGCCGTGACCCCCACCCGATTGATCGATACGTATCAGAAATGCAACGTGGACGTCTCCCTCACCAGCCGAGCCTAATCGGGAAACAATTGCTATTCCTTCTCAGGCTGAGGCTCAGCCTCAACAATGGTGACGATAAAAGGAAAAAACAGGGGAGTTAGAACTCTGCACGTTTTTTAtcccctctctttctctcttcaaagCAGCGAGTGAATCAGGGTGATAGTGAGTGATTTGTTATAATGGAGTGGGGAAACAACGAAGTGGAGGAAAAAGAGGATcgagagaaagagaagggaagGAAAAAGGCGGAAGAATCGACACATCAATCAGAGCAAAAATAAAGGGAAAAAAAGTTTGAAGAGAGAATATTTGAGATATTTCATTTTGACTTTTTAGATAATTATAAAGGATAGAAAtctgttttcctttttttttattaaaaaaaataataataaatcgaaattATAGGATCTAGATTAGCACAACTAATAGTAAGGTTTTAGATTATTGTTAACTTACTGACATAATTTAATATTTCCTAATTTTTGTGAGTCAGCCCTAGTACAGATTCATCTGATTATAATACTTGGTGCAAAATATTCCACGTCAACTCAAATACGAGAAGAATAGCCAACCtccaaaatcataattaaaaagTAGATTTAAAAGTGGCCTCCATTGAAAATGTAAATGAAAATGGAATAAAAAAATAActctaataaaaataataataattctcagCAAAGGGAGAAAAGCAAAGACATCTTTTCAATTTCTCCTTGcgattctcctttttttttttccgtCAAGCTTTAAAGATTCTTCTTTTCTGTCCTTTCTTCCCTAGCTTCTTGTGCTTCCGCGACAGTGAAGTCAGTTCAAACGCCATAATTAAATTATCAAGTttgaaaatatcaattaaaataacGATCTGCAaacgtttttttttatttgacgTAGATATATTATgaaggtattttttttaaaatacatcaGTTTAAAGATTTAAATGTAAATATTAAGTTATGAAAATAAAGAATATTAAAATTCTTAAACGGTAAAAATTTACACTGATCTCCCAAAGCGAAGTGATCTTTCTAAAAATGAAGAAAAGAATAAATTTCGTGCTTACTTATTATCGGAAGAGCgattacaaaattaaaaaatcttttacgAATCAACGAATCAAATCCTTCGTCTTGCTTGGATATTTTCCTTGTCTCTTTGCCTCTTTTACTCTTTTGATGAATGACTTAGACACGTATATATATAATAAGAATCCATTAGGAGTATAATTGTAATTTTCCTTATTATATGTGGGTAATGTGCGTATCAAGGCAACCCCACGTTTGCATGTTTCCATTACCAACATTTCTAGGTTGTCCAAGTTAAGTCACCAAGGCTAATTAGTTACAAAGACTACATAGAATTAAGTCACATAGataagtcacaaagactatatAAGAATCAAGTTACAAAGACTATATAAGAATCAGGTCACAACAACTATAGAAGAGTCAAGTTACAAATACTATACATAAATATCCATTTCATACATTAGGAAAAATGATGAAGGATCAGAATAGCGATAGAGGGGGTAAATATTGCtagttaaaaatcttttcttttatcgTAAAATCGAATTAGAGTAAGCAGCAGAATAAGATAGCAAAGGAAATACACATAAGAcacagttggttacttggttcgaaacctgtgtcgactcttactccaagactcacGATCCTCGATCGCatcgttgggtaatccactaaaatttctcttttcaaaattttcagaaAAGAGGTAATTCGTACAATGAAGTTTACAAGGAATTATGCAAGCTAAAAGTAAATGTATCGACAATTAAGATATACGATGAAGATCGTCGTAGCTCTTTAGCATCGTATCTTGCACACAGAGTTAAAGCGTAGAGCAGTAGCAACACGAATAGAGAGAAAGAAGATCAGAAGGTTGCACAGAGCTTCTATTTGGATCTGAGTTCAAGATGTACTTTTATAAGCATCGCCCAGTTAACCGAAAAAGTCTTTGGTCGACGGATCATGTCTATTGACCGATCTCCCTATCATTTACTAATCAGCCAACCTTCCTTCTTTATCGAGATCtgatatttttttcattaatgtcatttaatgttcggtcgaccgatctctatGTTTTCTAACTTTGTTGAGATCGAATTTGCCACGGTGTTTACCAAattaggatcggtcgactgattcaCCTAAATTCCAAATGTGTTCTTGCGACATGAACTCTATGACATATCAACTTGGTTCGATCAATTGAACCTTCTGTTTGGTTGACCAATCCCTTCagtttctacaaaatagagttagttcgatataacaatattattcttgcaaaatagagttagcatgaTTTCAAATAATACATGAGTAAGAGAAAACAGTAAGACCTGTCTTGATTTCAACTTGAAAACCtctcgatttcttcagttggatcagcgacctagggtttgtccCTTCCCAGGACATGACCTCCCCATCCCTCCACTTCAGttgcttaccttaacttacctgccaaagaTTTGGTCAtccagatctgtttggactttttcTACTGAGTGTCTAATGACCTGATCAACTAAGACTTTTCTTGCAATACTAAATTAGCCAACACTAATAATAGTAATGCAAAATACTATGGTAAAACTGAATTTTGATTTACCAAGATCTGCTGGTTCATGTTGGTGTAATCAGCTTccaggattttgatgtttgacaatatacctaagtctgaTCAGTTTgatcaagggttgatccaaacaggacttgatattTAGAAGAGACTAGTaagaaaaagtcctaactgagttaggcaaggggaaatcctagggggaggtaaccgtaggtggtagaagtcctggtgagtgaagctaggcaataaaaatcctaaggggaggtaaccctaggtggtggaagtcctagtgagtgaagctaggcagtggaaatcctagggggaggtaaccctaggcaatGGTAAAGTCTTGGATACAATCCAAGTATGAAGCCTAATAGGTCGGGTAGACTTACAGGAGTGCggcttgatcctaagggattgccccttaggtggtagacttggaggagaGACCTCTAAGCAAAAGATAAGCTTAGTAGATCGGGTAGACTTATAGGAGTGCGCCTTGATCAtaagggattgacccttaggtggtagacttggaggagggaccTCTAAGCAAAAGATaagcctagtaggtcgggtagacttaCAAGAGTACGGCTTGATCCTAAGagattgacccttaggtggtagacttggaggagaGACCTTCAACCAAAAGGTAAGCCTAGTAGATTAGGTAGACTTATAGATATAGGCTAGGTTGTTTATTTGTGTTTGTATGGTTGTTTTGCAGGAACCCGGAGTTGGAAGCAAAATAGAGAATACACAAATGTAAATGAGTGAACCAAACTTAACTCAGGTCAAACCGGACCCAAACCGGTTTAAGTAGACCGACTAGGTTCATTTTAGATTGTTGAGTTGTCAAAAATATTGACATGGAAGATGATGTGAAAAAAGATCATCTTTATAATTTGGATCAGGATGAAAATAAGCTAGATGATATGGATAGAGATAAGACTTGATCCAGATAAGGCTTGATCCAGATATTCCAACAACTAGATATGACTTTATCTAGATATGCTTCATCCAGATCTGAGACTTCATCCAGATAAGAGTTGATCCAGATAAGAATCtgatccaactctataaaaggagatgaaGGCTCTCTGTTCAAGATATCAAGTCTTCTACTACTCATATTTCGTGTGCTCAAAAGGAAGGCTACGAAGCGAAGCTTTGCTACTAAGAAAGCTCTAGGAAGGGTGTGCGATGCTCAGGACTTTCAGATCGGCTTAACaaagtttttgtttgtatttcttttacTACAAGTTGTATTTACTTTATCATTCTTTTATGCTTCTACTTGATAAATTGTAAGAcgggtttctccacctccagaaaGCTTCCGGAAAGGAGACCACTAGTGGACTTGCACTTGAGTACGTATGCCTTGGACGTACTGAATCTGGGgggttgggaaccaagtaaatcccgtgAGTACACTTTGATAGAAAGAATGAATAAAATCAAAGCGAAAAGCGATgagtcgatattcacccccccctctattgacACCACCGATCCTACAGTCTAGTTGATCGCGCATGgtctgttaggatcgttcgtacggctagagagggggggtgtgaatagccgaccccaatctttcgcgtttcttcctacgattaggttagtgcagcggaaatacaacgtagaaagaaaacaggagaagaaagacaaaccatataacgaggttcggagatgaactcctactcctcggcgtgtccgtaaggtggacgaagcctaccaatccgtcggtggatgagtccccggaaacccggctaatagatactccttgtgggtggagaaatctcaccacaatctttgcaacaacaataggagtacaaataggaacaagaaaacaagaacagaaatgtaaacaacacttgcttgccttcttgaagtcagcaggaaccctggtgaagcagcagcttctcggatccaagcctagctagaaaaccagcaacaggaagaagctcacgcgaagctttagcacccaacgagctcaacaaagctcagcaggaagaagaagcagaagcttcaggcaggagagaacttccagaaggaagaagaagtagctaaaGGAGAGAgattcaccgaagtcctgtagccctcttttatacctgcgaagaagaagagcagagactagccgttgctacgcaacggctagaaacctggaccgatcaggcttcaaccTGATCggcatctgatcggtctcgggaccgatcagttcggtcgaccgatcgaatAGAGctcagagagttgcccaactctcgtgtggaatctgatcggtccctgaccGATGgccccgatcggtcccggaccgatcagtttaCGCCGATCGGTCCCTCGCATCGATCAAGAAGCCCAGCCTTCTGCTTGTTATCCGattggtcaccgcaccgatcgatacACAACGATCATCGATCGGTCCATGCATCGATCtgcagcttggttttgcccaaaccaagtcccaaaccttccaaaccaatatccgtcaacctcgacctattggtacttcatccctagcatccggtcaccctcgactgctagaattcctcgccaagtgtccggtcaatctttcgacctacttggactttcctcaacaccgatgtccgatcatccttgatctatctggattttccttgccgcttcactcacgggactttccacaccgcctaacatcccagttaggcagcttcactcaccaggactttccacactgcctaacatcccagttaggactttctcactgcctggcttcactcaccaggactttccaactgcctaactgttggagtgtatactgaaagcctaagctttgtaaacattcattatgaataaagaatcacatttggtctaattatctacatttgtttgtagttgttcatttaatttatattgtagataacatagtatgtggtgtcacatacagaagatgatgttatcagtaccttataaattataaacagtagctcacgaccagaatggaaaggaacaaaccattagaaagtcgtagtgtaattaggtattagtttatcttgactatataattacactagtacactcatagtgtattgagtaggaccatttgaggtcgttccttttatactgactttataaaggaataaagacctcagttattatggaagtgtgtgctcttaatcctaatataataacaagcacatatgtttgatatttatttctttaatttatcaatgggtgagatttagttcgatgaatcaataaacccgataaattgggaaatggtatcactcatagtgtgtgttgttgattatagaaggaaaccgtgtcctagtgatactaggttgataatgtcctcaagaggagctcataaagattgtcatgttaaaccccgcagtggacttagtccgacatgataataaggttgagtggtactactcttggacttagatattaattaaatgagttgtcagtaactcacttaattagtggacattcgatatcttaaacacagggagactaacacactcataataagaaggagcccaaaaatgtaatttgggattggtgcggtagttcaatgatagttctctagtggaatgaattatcattgataaaattaagttgtgtgttcgggcgaacacgggatgcttaattttatcgggagaccaaaaccaattcctcctctcggtccctatcgtagcctcttatttatagagttctatacccacctatacccaccttctatacccacccaataggggccggccaagctagcttgggatcaagctagggccggcctaggtatgattttgggtggccgaccctagcttgaacccggccaaaaaaaattaaaaagaaatttaattttaatttttattattatgtggaagatatattttaaagagaattaaaattaaaatatctctcttgtaaaagatttacaaaagattaaagaaagagattagatctctttccttatttgtagattggagagattttttattttctctttaaaattattcacatgttaataaaattaaaattatagatatttccttttattaaccatgaagagattttaaagagaaattttattttttaaaatttccggaaacaaataaggaaagttttaattgttgattgaaacttgtccaatttgtttcctcttgatgtggccggccattagagtttatttgggaaattttattttatttttctcaaataaatcatgtcaaggaaattaaggaaattttattgtaaataaatttcctaatttgcctaggccaaggaatataaaagaagggtaggGGTGCTTTCATGAGAcaaaacctctattgttttctctcccttttccttggtgttgtggcggccattcctctcctctcttcctcttgtggtggcgaatacttcatctttcttggagttcttgtggtaggatactacttggagaagaagaagaagaaggagagaaagctagcatctcttggagcttggttagtattttgattttcttctttggtaaactTCCtctgtggccgaaccttgcttggaggagaagaaggtggttggtggtttctcatcttggtagatcgttgcccacacaacgtccgaggttagaagaggaatacggtagaagatcaagaggttttctacaaggtataactagtaatttctatttccgcatcatgctagttatttatggaaataataccaaatacaagaggcttacgttctagtatttcgaatatgttttttcgaagttgtgttcttttgtttgtttcttttccttgtgatttgattgttctctttggttaacctaaagttattttaggaaattaaatatttgctttcttttaaaggttttgtctagtcggtggtggttgctcccatatctaagaaggccatgtgcctcgccacgtcagtactgggaaccttttatggaaattaatatttaatggaattaataacttaaggagacttgggtcgaacgtgttaagttccgcagagatccaagtcaaaacctaaaagaacaatagattaagttttggatcaaacgtgttaagttccgcagagatccaaaatttaatttaaaagaacacatggtagctaggaaaaggttcgaatcttgtacaaaattttgtacaaaggaacctataggctttccgagtagcaaccaacaattggtatcgagctagggttttgcctctcgtatttggtatttagtttaattatgcacatgtcatacataatttaggcagttaatagtaggatgtgctaactctatggatgcaggatccaactattatggcttttagttaattatgtgtgtgattggacccttggacatgtcaagggcaatttatatgtgtgtgcatgattgtattaaaatacagcagagcgtatttagttttattaggattttatttttgatctagatacatgtacattccttttatggaatataggatcaaaatgtaaaattctatttatgtcatggatcgaatcttgcaaagcgtggaaccttctaaggaccagaggcgcttgaaactcggagcaagatggatgcgacagctagacctggtggcggtggccaaatatggcagcagtgggatgacaacacatggaggtgaaaattagattttctatttattgcttttatattgtgtgtgcatgttagtt
This window of the Zingiber officinale cultivar Zhangliang chromosome 3B, Zo_v1.1, whole genome shotgun sequence genome carries:
- the LOC122056406 gene encoding transcription factor PCL1-like; amino-acid sequence: MDEEAPDVPRNRIAAEGPGGYDGSRVREWEIGLPTDEELFPLNKLLVSPALATAFRISPEPRRTAIDVDRAVHKTLTDLRSTLTSPVSASTLRSFLPFQSPVQNDDYGEAEEEEEEEEEEEEVEQIEEEEDDEEEGSEATMPFEGDGVENPQRKSRRVEVSEEAELSALRAENSNDEQSARSQKRPRLVWTPQLHKRFVDVVTHLGIKNAVPKTIMQLMNVEGLTRENVASHLQKYRLYLKRKEGLSSEGPSSSDRLFASTPMPQNFREHHHQLPPPPPPTVPVPYAVPTMLPMPIYGVPHGNPMVMMPYVNNHQVGGGFHGFEAPHHFGAIGERPTDRN